The segment GGATCTCTTTTCAGATTTATTCTATTACGTTATGACTTGAGTTTATCTATTGCTGATCTTGCATGTGTTTAGATTGTCTAACAGAGCTAACCTCGCTGACTGATACTCACAATGTGATGAGTTGGACCTTTCAACATGTTGTAGCAAGCACTGAAATTTTATCTTTCCGTGTTGTCAATCGATGAAAAGGTGCTAAGttgatcaacctatcaactatgACAAATACTTGCTGAGaatgtttgaaggaaccaagcTGACATCCAACCTAACCTGACtcaactgcttgtcttggggatTGGTATACATAGGATCAGATTCTTAAAAAAGTCTGGAAGGCAAAGCCTTGTGTAGATATATCACTCTTTCTCTATTTCaaaatttagatttaaaatatatatatattgtagatAATAAATTTAGGAAAAGAATTTCAACAGGACTtagtggctacaaccattaagacTTGATTCATCAGAATTCAATAGGTAAAGGAtttgaacaggacttggtggctacaaccattaaggcttgattcaaaaaaacaatcctaggatataggtcgaaaagaagtgaacatgatttggtggctaaaactattaaaaattgaTTCATGGAAGTTTGTCCAATCTTAGTTAATGATCTTGCaataagcagactttgactgaGAGAAATTAGTAGAGAGGGAGGAACTCCTATTTACATGCAGgtccagatacttgtttgaGGATCTTTGCATCGTGTGATCGATATTCCCAAAATAAAGCCTACACTTTGTTTTTgcaagaaatgaggttggtagaggagATTATCAAACATGATTTGTTGAGTTGTTGGATAGATGAATTTGGTTGTTATACTAGGATATTGTATGATGTGCTTATAAAGTTAGGATGTCATTGATGTGGTTAGCAACATTATAGAagtgatgattctaagttttaaatatgTGAGTCCATGTTGTTTTCAAGCATCTCTCAGAGAGACTGCTcttgtatgttttgcttgaggacaagcaaaagagtAAGTCTGGAGGAGTTGATAggccatggattttacccattttAGCCGTTGTTTATATAGGTTTTCAGAGTCTTTTATATGTATTAGGACCCTTTTTAGAGTTACCAGTTCAGGTACTTGCTTGAGGAAAATGATGTATTTGGGGCGATTTGGAGACTTTTTGAGAGCTTTGCTGGCCACAAGAAAGATTCGATTATTGAGTCAGAATATCGACCGACAATCAccaagaataatcgatcgacggtgGGTTGTTAACAATCGACAGCGAAGCCACCCGCGAGTTAAtgacaaattaaaaaattacaagTTTTACAAAAGTTCCAATAATTACATTTTAAGTCCAtggccgcctgttaggctatattattagggttttgtatcattttagaaGTAGACTTGCCTAGAGACCTTTTAGACCTAGTTTTGGAGAGAAGCAACCATTCTACCATTGAAGAGAGAGCTTAAGATTGGAGAGAGATATTTGAACTGCATAACAGAGAAGATCTTAAACTCCCTTGctttctttactttttttattgtttctcttgctattcatttatttaagtattattcagaccatcataatcatgttttttatgaatatgtctgagtagtcTCACTTTTAGATTTATGTTTCTTATAAGGTTGATTTATGTATTGCTAAAATAAAATGTTGTTAGagtgtttaaaaatatagttcTTCATCTAGTTGCTCTTAATGCTAAGTTTAGGATTGATCACCCCTTAagttagatcttaggattaattgagacAAGTAATATCTTGACCCAATACCTGAAACTAAGCTAGTATGATCTAACTGACTAGATACATATGAAAGTTGGTCTAGTAAGTTAGAGAACACTGATCAAACCCGCTCGTAAAGCTTCCTAGAAGAAGCATTGATCGATGCGACAATCGTTGTGTCAGTCAATATTTTGAaatgtgtatcgatcgatattctttaagaatcatcgatcgacactttctcgtGATTAATATACGAAAGTTGAAATCTGAAATCTAGATAGATAATCCAATTTATTTTTCCTAAGTTTGAGTTCGAGAACAATTAATATCTATAAATCCCTAATAACCCAAATAAGTTGTTTTCTTATCATACCTGAGATAATACATGAATCTAGATATTTTTCCAATTGTTAACAACGTCCAATCAAACCAATCGAACAACTACCTTGTTTGCCACTTCATTTACTGCTTAAAACCTATTAATCTAGCTTTATTTCGAAGACTATAAATCTACtgtgtaatcctagagtctctgtggatttgatccctaagtactacatctgaacctcttatttgagagagtaattcactctttagggtaattttaATGATATCATATGCTCATCCGGTACATGCAGGAGCCAAGAGAGAGTCATAATGCGTTGTTGAAACAAGTTCTACGGTACCTTCGTGGAACAGTCTCTTATGGTTTGTCATACCAGTGAGCAAGTGGTAAGTTTGATCGGTTATAGTGACAGTAGTCATAAAGCTGATGCAGATGATGGGAGAAGTACAACTGGTCATGTATTTCATCTCGAAAGATGCCTTATCACGTGGTGCTCATCAAAACGAGAGAATGTGGCTCTTTCTTCCTTCGAATCTGAGTTTATGGCGGCTACAGAAGCATCGAAACAAGCAATTTGGCTTCAAGTACTTCTTGCTGAGATAGTCGGGAAAGAGTGTAAGAAAGTAACTATCTGAATCAACAATAAGTTTGCAATGGCGCTTACCAAGAATCATGTGTTTCATGGTCGAATTAAACATATTCACAGGAGGTTTCACTTCATGGAGAATGAACAAGTTGAAATGGGGCATGTTCCGGGAATAGAGCAAAAGGCCGATATACTAACAAAATCGCTTGGAAGACTAAAGTTTAAAGAAATGAAAAGTTTCGTTGGAGTTCAAGATGTTAGTGAAGGAGATttcaagcttaagggggagaatgttAGAGTAAGCTTGAAATAACTTAAGCAACAAATTATCTATTTTCTACCGAGTTATGAAATAGGAAATAGGAAAGTCCCTAAGTGTTTATGAGTTATCTACATACTATATTATCTAGTGTGTTTATGactttatattcatatatatggAGATGTTAAAGTGTGACAtaacatatttgttttgtgattgAGAGAGCTTAAGCTTTTGCGTgagtttttctttaaaagattAATAAGAGAGTGATTCTTATTATTGAGTTCTTAGTTGTGTTATTGAGATCGAGATTCTACAGTAATCAGACTCATTTAGATGAAAACCAATTTATATATTGATATGTTGGGACTACAAGGTGAAAGAATGACAGTAGCAACCAAACGAAACTAAAAAACCAAGCTAAAAGACATGATCAAGTTGTTTAAGCAGAGAGCTCAAGGTCGATGGTCAGTGTGTATGAAAGCGTGAATCCCTTTTTCCTCCCTCACGTCCTCCTTTTAAGCTTGTTAAGAATCGTTAGCAAACTCCAATATTCTCTCTGACCGCTGCGGGTTGTTGGGAACGGCTTGACTTAGGGCCTAACCGATTCAAatgcagcggttgcggttgctaGAGTTCGCAGATGCGGATGATTGCGGTttttagcggttttaagagatttgtacgactggtttgaaagttagaaatttgtgcgtttgTAGAATACTTATGACTgattaactaccaaatgcagcagcggttaaataataaattaacaatatttacattttatataattataaaaatatcaaaaacataatattataataaatataaaaattgtatttagaaattacagttttaaattttttaaaattatagataatatttatattttaaaatttaataatattaattaaaatataatatatatatatattttaatatttttatgattctaattttaaatttttatttaatattttgatttttgtatttatatttatattgtttaaagaaaaaaaaaattgtaccaCTTCGCAACCATTCGCAACCGCAAAAGGTAGCTGAAATCAGTTTTTGAGAATGGTTTGAGTGATTATTGCAAAATGTCAACAACTGCTATCAACGGCAGGGGCGAAGCCACAGCCAGCACCCTGGGTGCATGTGCACCctctattttttcaattttgtttattttgtaaggtaaaatgatagaaaatattAGATAAGATAAAAAATTGTCTTTATTTTATACACTTGATGCATCCAGTAAATTTTATGTCTAGATTCGCCTCTGATCAACGGCAAAAGCTGATAGTAGCGAAAAAACCTGTCATCTTAGACAATGTCGGTCTCCACGCTTCCTAACTGGCTCGTTATCTAATTCTCAATGCTTTCTGGGCCTTAGTGGTTAGATTACTAGCCCAAAGTGGGGTCCAACACACGAGACCATCAAAACGGCCATTGACGAGGTATTAAAACTAACCCAATTTTAACAATTTCCTCTAGTAGTCAAATGTAGGAAGAAACTCAAACACTCGATCGTCGTTGGTTTCGAATCGGCAGAAAAATCAGAAGCATAAATGTTGAAAAAACTTCGTTCGATCCATCTGAAACCTTGAAGAAACCATAAATGCAAgtttaaccttttttttcttacagaATTCAAAAGTTCAACATAATATCACACAGGTATTAACATAAGGCACATATGATGACAGCACCCAAACAAACCAGAGTTTTCACAAGACAATCCAATTTCATCTTCTTGTACTGTTGTTGTTTAGAACATGGTGAAGCCGGAATGTTTCACCTTGATTCCCATTGAGTGACCGCCTTTCCAAACAGCACACGGTTAGCTGTCTGAGCAGTACCTCGAGATGGGAATGCAAGTGACAGCTTCTCTGCTCATCTTTCTTGTTTGGATTTGTTGACAGAATCGCTGCATTTACTGCATCAGCTACTAGTTCCCTCTGCGAGCCTTCTAGGAAGTACCCAAGAGATGATTCTTCGGGCTTTCGATAAACAAGCAAAGCAAAGCAGTCCTGAGTAAAATCAACATGGAAAACCCTCAGCATTTGAACCAGATCTTGCTTGAAAGAGAAGGGAATAAAGTTAAAGGGGTCATTGGGTACCTCGACTATATCTTGAAACCCGGTTAAACCAACAAATTTAGCTAACTCGAGCCTACCATACTTCACACCTTCTTCAAGTTTTCCAACCTGATTATTCCATGTTTTCGCAGAACCATAGTTAGAGAAATAGTCCTACCACCATAGATCTGAAAGTGGACGAAAAATAATAATCCAAGAACAAACTCAATGTGTTATGAAGAGTTAAAACTAGGTGAAGAGGTTCCACAAATCTTTTATCAAAGTTTATTTCCAAACATGTACTTCTTTGGGTTTATGTTAACACCAAAGATATCATCACAATGCAGCAGCTACTTTTCTACGGTACGACAAACTCCATCACAGAACAAAATTTTCGTACTTATACGAGACAAAGAGAAAACTCTCTCTGACAAGTATCAACAACTTGAAGCATAGATGGATAAGGAATAAAGAGCGTACCCGTACTAATTCAATAAACTTTTGACAGTGGAGGAGGAAACAAACTACGGATTTTTCGTCCTGCAGAAAGTAAAATTGTCTTAGAGTTTCCTACCTTAATCCTGTGAAGTGGATATATTAACAAATAGGAGACAAATGATATGACAAGAAATCTCAGTCCACCTGTACAATTTGGGGATACCATTCTCGTAGTCTGGCCAGAGCAGCATTAATCTCACCATCCCTGACAAGCTATAGGACATAAAGTACGGATCAGATGATGAATCATCCTCATCTATAGCATTTAGCAGGTCGTTTTTTTCTTAACTGTAACCAGTAAAATGTAATGCGCTGTAGAACTAGTTCTATACCTGTCTAATAGTCTTTCTCTGATGCAAAGCATATGATGAATCATCCTCATCTATAGCATTCTCTTGAGCTATATGGATTGGGGGGACTGTAGTTTCAGTAGCAACGTTGAAAGCATTGAGTGTCTCCTCATACCCATAGTGAAGCAGGTATGTCTTTACAAGCCTAACAAtgataaagaaacaaaatttatacaacGCAGACAGCTTGCCACCGATTCACTGTCCAGAAGGGCAAAACAAATTGACCAACAATTGCAACTAAAAGCTTTAAAAAGTAGTGTACTTACGCATAACCGATATTTGGAGGTATGGATATTTTATCGATAGCCATTTGTTGCTTATTCCTCTCTGATGCTTCATATCCCTAATAATACAGAAAAAAGGATCAAAACTTAATCTCAAACATATATGTAGTACAGAGAGAGTTAGAGAAAGACATAAAATTCCATGTTCTATTTCAGTTTTAACAGATACAGATTAACAGTTCGAGGGACCCAAGTGATTAGGGTTGAATCACACACGAACAGCAGAGGATGCACGTAATATATAAGCGCAAGGTGTACTAGTACTTCTTGAAAAGGACTTTTCTCTTACTTTAACATCGAAAGCAAACTTTGCTTTCCCAAAATTGACAGAGACCCTGCAAAATTTGGAAACACATGCATCGCATTACTGTGGAACACAACAGAGGAGATATATAACAGCAAGGGTATTGATCCTGAGAAAGAAATTGAGAACATACTCCTCATTTTGGCTATGTACAGCGACAGTGGGGAACAGATGACCCTTTATGTCCTTAGGGATTTTCCCAACAAGAGCTCCGTTTTTACTGTCATTAAAGAAGTCATCAGGTTCAACAAACAAAGAGAATAATCAGAAGACAGGAGGAGGCAGATGTGTCTTACGTGAAAAAGAATTCCTGCGAACCATAGTTTATACCACCGCCAACCGTATCACCTGTCGTATAAGTTGGACCAAAGGCTTCACCTATTCCCTTTCCTCGATAGAGATATCCATCGTCCCCGTGATAGCCACAGCTGTTTACTTCCCATCTACCattacaaaagaaacaataaaaattataagcTCACACTCTATTGTAAGACATATCTCAAATTTGTATGAACAACTTGTATAAAAGGTAACAAATCAAGAATCTAGTATTCAGTTGAAACAATCTCATGAAAGAAACAAGAAACGGACCCTGGTTGTCTGCGCATTTTGAAGCTCTCCTTAGTGAAACCAATGGCGATTTGCCCTTTAACGCCAGCATCCTTAACAAAAATCTCGAAGTAGTAAGAAAGACACTTGAAGGGAGCAGGTTTATTAGCTTGAACAACGCCAACGTCGTGGCCGTGCAGATTCGTGTTGGTGTACTTGACGGAAAGCTTATCGGGAGAGACAATCAAAAACCCGCCTGCGCTGTTAATCGTGTTAAGCTCCGTCGGCGATTCTTCACCTTCACTTTCCTCCATCGCGTCCCCTCGCGAGAGACGAACCTTGTCTAAGAAGTGCAAGATCTGATCTTGACCTTCTCCGGCGTCGCCGTTTTCGTTTCGGCGGCCGTTGTCGGAGTTCGCCGTAGAGTTCATTCGATTGGATCACAGAAATCGAGATGAGTCTACAAACAACACTGAATTAAGAAGAAGAGTGCTTCTCTTTTGACAATTCGATCCTGCCTCTCTAGGGATTAAATTCTAGGA is part of the Brassica rapa cultivar Chiifu-401-42 chromosome A09, CAAS_Brap_v3.01, whole genome shotgun sequence genome and harbors:
- the LOC103839984 gene encoding ran-binding protein M homolog; protein product: MNSTANSDNGRRNENGDAGEGQDQILHFLDKVRLSRGDAMEESEGEESPTELNTINSAGGFLIVSPDKLSVKYTNTNLHGHDVGVVQANKPAPFKCLSYYFEIFVKDAGVKGQIAIGFTKESFKMRRQPGWEVNSCGYHGDDGYLYRGKGIGEAFGPTYTTGDTVGGGINYGSQEFFFTKNGALVGKIPKDIKGHLFPTVAVHSQNEEVSVNFGKAKFAFDVKGYEASERNKQQMAIDKISIPPNIGYALVKTYLLHYGYEETLNAFNVATETTVPPIHIAQENAIDEDDSSYALHQRKTIRQLVRDGEINAALARLREWYPQIVQDEKSVVCFLLHCQKFIELVRVGKLEEGVKYGRLELAKFVGLTGFQDIVEDCFALLVYRKPEESSLGYFLEGSQRELVADAVNAAILSTNPNKKDEQRSCHLHSHLEVLLRQLTVCCLERRSLNGNQGETFRLHHVLNNNSTRR